Part of the Henckelia pumila isolate YLH828 chromosome 2, ASM3356847v2, whole genome shotgun sequence genome is shown below.
CTGCAGGATCAGGGCGCCTCCCGACCCCAGCCCCCGCAAGGGCGTCAAGACCTCCGACGTCTCCGTCGACTCCTCCCGCGGCCTCTGGTTCCGTCTCTTCGTCCCTACTACTGCTACTCCTCGAGACAATCTCCCGGTCATCGTTTTCTTCCACGGCGGTGGGTTTGCGTACCTGGCCCCGGATTTCCAAGGCTACGACGCCGTATGTCGTCGTTTCGCGCGGGAGGTCTCCGCCGTCGTCGTCTCCGTGAACTACCGGCTGGCGCCGGAGCACCGTTACCCGGCGCAATACGATGACGGGTTCGATGTCCTGGAGTTCCTTGACAAGGAGAAGGATCGTATCCTGCCGCCGAATGTGGACCTCTCGAGGTGTTTCCTCGCCGGAGACAGCGCCGGCGGGAATCTGGCCCACCACGTCGCCGTGCGAGCCTGTCGCTCTGATTTCACGCGCCTCAAGGTACCGTATTTACTGACCACAACCGCTCGCTCAatctttttaatataatataatattattatattataatataatataaatatatctcaagaaatactaatttataataaattattattattatgattgaATGCTCGTTTTCCCttgttataattataattaaatatttttttataagataATTAAATATTACTTTTCATTGCGATCGTGGCACACATGCCAATAGCCCCCAAATAATTGAAGACAGAATTTAATTTCTGTGTTTCGAAACTAAATTGTTCAAATTGATAttcattattaattataaaaaaagtgACACACTAGCATTAGTttctattatatttttttggccTTAGTATGTAATTTCTTTTTTAAAGATAGGGTAATGAAATATGGCATGACAAGTTCGTTTTCGTTTTCGTTTGGGTTTGGGTGTGATAAAACTCGGTCCGAATTCAACATTTTCTTGGAAGTGCAGGGTGATTGATTCAAGCCTTCAAGGTAGGAAAGAATAACGAAGTTTTGTTATATCGAAGTTTCGTACCGCAAATTATCGAATTTTTGTTACGATAACACAACGATATCGAAATCTTTCTATATGATAATAGTatcaaatttttatattatttcgaaagattgaaatattgaaacgatatataaaaatttaaaaaatataatagttttaaggaataaatttataaaattttaaaaatataaagtgTTTTTTGGTAtataaaacaatatatatactcaaaaaaaaaaaaacaatacactaatatcgtaccgaaattttggTATACAGTAAAATTTCGGTACAATATAAAATTATCTAATTTTTGTATACgatgtataatatataattttcgaTATGATACCGCATGTATACCGCCGCTACTGTTGACAAGCTTTTTGAATTAATTGCTCATGTAAAACGAGTAACTATTTCCAGTTGCAACCACCCCACCAAGAAATATAATGACGACTAATTAGTAATTTATTCCACAATAGTTATATTTTAGTCACTAATTAAATCATTCTAAAAACTTGCTACCAACAAAGTGGTGGGAGccgaaataataatttgaaaatCTTAAATGTAACATAGTAATGGTAAAGGTCCATGATGGATAAAGAACACTTTATTTAACAAAAAACAAACACTTGATGAACCCTTTTTTCTAAACTGTTTTCAATATGGCATCACTTGGTTCTGAGTCTTTTGTTGGTAGAGTTCAACCTATCTTATGGGTATTTATCTGAATTTCATTTAATTTGGATTGATCGATTAATTTTCGAATGAATGGCTGCATTGTTGATGCCAACCAATCCTGCCTGGTTGGAAATGAAGGTCATCGGAGTGGTGGCCATACAGCCGTTTTTCGGAGGAGAGGAGCGCACCACAGCAGAGATAGAACTAGCGGAAGTCGACCTGCTCGTATCCATGAAACGAACCGATTGGTTGTGGAAAGCGTTCCTACCAGAGGGGGGAGGCATGGACCGAGACCACCGAGTGATCAACGTGAGCGGCCCAAACGCAGAAGACATCTCCGAGTTGGACTTTCCGGCGACGATGGTGGTGGTGGCGGGATTCGATTCGCTCAAAGATTGGCAGAAAAGGTACTACGAGTGGCTCAAGAGATCCGGGAAAGAAGCGTATTTGCTGGAGTACCCCAACACGGTTCATGCCTTCTACATTTTCCCCGAGCTTCCTGAATCTATGCAGCTTATATCCGAAGCCCGCCGGTTCATTCAAAAGCAATGCTCCAAGCTTATTAATGTTGAGTAAAGTGAccctgaatatatatatttttgatatcCTGGTCACTTATGTTAGCACCAGATGATGCAACATTCACCTATTAGACGTATACAACGTCACATCAATTGGTGCTTACGGTAGGTATCCAAGAtatcaaatttatatatatatatatatatatatcatgcatCAATTTTGTTATGTTGTTCACCCACCGTGTTTAATAGTTGAGTGTTATCTCATGATGAACACATTAGATGAACACGGTAAATGAACAATATAACAAAACTTTATTATGCATACCGTAAATAATAATCCAAAACTAGATTATGCGGGTCATATATGGTTCTGCCCGATCGATGTAGCGCAAATTAATCGACTTGGGTCTTTGGATTTTCAGtccaattatattatttttatagtaCCATGTCttctttattaataataatcatcTTCGAATAACATCTTATGACTGATACCATGTAAA
Proteins encoded:
- the LOC140882367 gene encoding probable carboxylesterase 18, whose protein sequence is MAIPEEAVAKLSLPLKTRIALFFLGTITDYSSRSDGTVNRRVFHLLDYCRIRAPPDPSPRKGVKTSDVSVDSSRGLWFRLFVPTTATPRDNLPVIVFFHGGGFAYLAPDFQGYDAVCRRFAREVSAVVVSVNYRLAPEHRYPAQYDDGFDVLEFLDKEKDRILPPNVDLSRCFLAGDSAGGNLAHHVAVRACRSDFTRLKVIGVVAIQPFFGGEERTTAEIELAEVDLLVSMKRTDWLWKAFLPEGGGMDRDHRVINVSGPNAEDISELDFPATMVVVAGFDSLKDWQKRYYEWLKRSGKEAYLLEYPNTVHAFYIFPELPESMQLISEARRFIQKQCSKLINVE